The sequence below is a genomic window from bacterium.
CGTCCCGGGCGTTATGGGCCTTCTGGCCGGTGCCTTGTGCTCAGGCTTTGCCATAGCCATTTTCATGGCCAACGCCGGTGGCTCGTGGGATAACGCCAAGAAATTCGTCGAAGAGGGCCACCTTGGTGGCAAAGGCTCCGACATACACAAGGCCACAATCATCGGCGACACCGTTGGTGACCCGTTCAAGGATACCGCAGGCCCAAGTCTCAACATACTCATCAAACTAATGAGCATGGTCAGCATTGTCGTCGCGGGACTCATCGTCAAATACCACATCTTCTAAAGACGTTATGAACTATCGGCCGAGCAATGCGAGTCTGCGCTCCGCATGCCGAGTGCCTGCACTGGCTGCCAGCGAAGCATCTGTGGTGCTTGACAATGGGGCGATTCGGGAATGATCATCCCATACAAGGACGTCAACCCGACCGACTCCTTCCCATACGTCACGGTAGCAATTATCGCCGCAAACGCGGCCATGTTCCTCGGGCAGACCTACATGGACATCACGGAGGGGCCGGGCCATAGCGTGCTCAACTTCGGTTTCAGGCCGGTCGCATTACTTCATCCTGCCGAGGCAGTCGCAGCTGTCTCTCCAATTCTAACCCTCTTTCTCTCCATGTTCATGCACGCCGGCATAATCCACATCGCCGGCAACATGCTCTACCTCTGGATATATGGGGACAACGTGGAAGATGTGATGGGGCATGTCTTCTACCTAATCTTCTACGTCACCGGCGGACTTCTGGCCACGTTCACACACCTTCTCTTCAATCCCACCTCTAATGTCCCAATGATCGGCGCAAGCGGAGCGGTCGCCTCCGTCCTAGGTGCTTATCTCGTGTTATATCCACACGCCAAAGTCAAGACGCTCGTCTGGATATTTATTTTCATTACCGTTGTATATCTCCCCGCCTGGGCACTCATCGGCTTCTTTGTCGGCCTGAACCTGGTGATGGGTGTGATCAGTCTCGCCTCGCCCAGCGCCGGCGGCGTCGCATGGTTCGCACACATGGGGGGCCTGGCCTTTGGCGTCGCCATCGCGCTCCTGTTTAGAAGCGGGCTGCGACACGCCAGAAGAGACCACAGTAGTTTTAACCAATGGCCTAGTGAGTGGAGGCTTTAGGACCGTGGCTAGTTAGGTTGTCGGCTCCGCCGTCGCCATGACCATGCTGGACAGGTTCGCAGCTGGAGGCGCAGCTCGCCCCGTGATGGAATCGCAGGAGTTTCCCCAAAAGCGGCTGCCAATCTGTTGTGTTGTTGGCTGTGGGGCTTGGTTTTGTGCCAGAAGACAGTGGAATCGGGCTTGACGTCAGGTCGGAGGGGCAGAAGTCCCCTGAAAGGGGGCCACGTGGGTAGCCCCGTGTGAAACGCGGGGTACTCGTGCGGGAACACGACCCTCACCCCGAAGGCGTCGGACAATCTCTCGCAGATTGCCCGACGCCTTCGGGGTCTATTAAAAGATCCGTGGGTTGTACTCACGGCTACCCACATGATGCCCTTCTAGGGCATTGAAGCATCACTCTCGAACAGTCCCCGCATCCGGCCCACATTGCAGAAGTTTCTGGCGCCAGAATCCCTCAAACTCAGCCCGCCACCACGTTTGCAGCCGCACCAAGGCATGATGTTACGAAAACTCCTTGAGGAATCGATGTTGACAACCCCAAAGCGAATCAGAATACTGCTGCCCAAAAGTACATGATCCCCACAACCTCTCAGTGTGGGGACTGTTTGTGGCTAATATGAAGTAGACAACGTGTTATGGAGGAAGTGATGGAGCGAATCATGGTTATCGGTGCTGTCGGTCAGATCGGCTCTGAGCTGACTATGGCGCTGAGAGAGAAGTTTGGTAACGACAACGTGGTCGCCATCGGCCGCAAGACGAAACCCAGCGAAGAGCTGCTCAACTCGGGCCCTTTTGAGTTCAGTAACGTCCTCAACTACGACGAGCTGAAGGCCATGGTCCAGAAATATCGGATAGACACAATATATCTGATGGCGGCGATTCTCTCCGCCACCGGCGAGCAGAACCCGATGTTGGCCTATCGCGTCAACAACGGCGGACTCGTCAACGTGCTCGAGATAGGGCGCGAGCTGAAGCTCGAAAGAGTGATGATCCCAAGCTCAATAGCCGTGTTTGGGCCCGAAACGCCTCGTGATAACACGCCCAATGAGACCATTCTCAAGCCGAAGACGATGTATGGTATCTCAAAGGTCCATGGAGAGCTTCTCTGCGACTATCACTTCTACAAATACGGCCTCGATATTCGTGGGCTGAGGTATCCCGGCATCATCAGCTACAAGACGCCCCCGGGCGGTGGCACGACTGACTACACGGTCGAGATGTATCGCGCCGCGGCGGAGGGTAAGCCTTACACCTGCTTCGTGAAACAGGATACCGTCTTGCCAATGATGTATATGCCCGATGCGCTCAAATCAATCATGGATTTGGCCGAGGCAGACCTGGGCAGACTCAAACACCATTCGGACTTCAACGTAACTGCGATGAGTTTCAGCGCAGGCGAGCTGGCCGAGTCGATCAGGCAATACAAGCCCGACTTCAAGGTGAGCTATGAGCCCGACTTCAGGCAGGATATCGCCGACTCTTGGCCGAGATCGCTCGACGATTCTGCGGCCAGGGAAGAGTGGGGCTGGGACCCTGAATACGACCTGGAAGCTATGACAGAAGATATGCTGGAGAATCTACCGAAGGTATTGGGCATGTAGTCCGTCTGGCAGACACGCTTCAATCTCCTATCGAAGACTTCTCATGTCGCCTGTCCCTGTGCTTGATGCAAGGCCAGAAGACCCGAGGCGAACATCTCTTGGGGGCCACAGCGGGTTGACATGCTGGCTCTCGTTGACGTAACATATCGAGAAATCTCTTTAGCTTTTAATATCCACTGATTCTCAAAGGAGACGAAAATGGACAACAAACTCGCTAGATTCCTCCTCACAGTAGCGGCGCTCTGCCTCATCGCGGGCGGGGCGTTTGCGCAAGACCCATCCCTATCGATAACCACGAGCTCCTCCTCCGGGATTATGGGCCAAGACAGTGTCGATCTCTGGGTCGAGGCCGATAACTACGGACCGACTATCAACGTGGACGTCCACTTCGCGATCGTGGCGCCCACCGGTGCGATCTACGAAATACCGAGCTGGTTGACTGACCTCACCCCGCTCTTTCGGGACCTGACTTTGCCGCAGGGATTCAGCTTCGGGCCAGCAGTGCTCGGGAACTACGCGGTCGGCGATTTCCCACTGAACGTGGCCGGCAATTACCTCTTCGCAGCCGCATTCGCCGAGCCGTGGACGCCGCGATTCATTGGGGATATCTCTTTTGCATCATTCACAGTGAACGAGCAAGGCGCCTCAGAGGGCTCAAGCGGCGGATTGACTGTCGCACGCGAGAAGTCCTTCGACAGTTCTTTCACTCACGAGTGGACCACAGATGTCTCTGCTTCCGGAGTCTTTCTGGAAACCGTTAGCACGAGCAGAATCTCTAGACTGCCCCTGGTTGAGGGCTGCGAGGTGGCCACAACTGATTGGGGAAGCTGCACGGAAGGTATGAGATGGTTGGACGCCGGAGAGAAGATCGACATGCAGGGGAGCCCGCAGGGGAACATCGAGCTTCAGAAGTATGCTGAAATGGGTTACGTGCTATACCAGCCGGGACGCGAGCTCCAGGAAAGTGACTACGCCGGAGGCAATACCTACGCTTTCACGGGCTACGGCGGGCCAGACGTAGGAAGTTTCGATGTCTCGGTCATTGCGCCAAACATTTTAGACCTGTATCAGCCACAGCTGGACGCAACTCCTGCCATCGATAGGAGTCAAGACTTCGGTGTCCGTTGGAACGGCGCCGGGTCTGGGCAGGTTTACGTTACTATCAGCGCATACGACATCGACATGACCACTATGATGCCGAAGACCGTTACTACGTGCTCGTGCGTATTCGAGGACGATGGCGAGGCGCAGATTCCGGCGAGCATCCTAGGCCAGTTGCCGGCGTCATCGGGACTATTCGGCCTTTGGATGCCGAACTTCTCGATAGGGCGCTTCAATTACAACTATTTTGAGGCTGATGGTCTGTCCAACGGCGGAACGGTGGCGGCGAGCACCTCCGTTAGCGGAGGAGTTGAATTACAGTAAGCGACAATCTGGCGGAGAGCCTCCGCTCCCATGCCCTGGGCCGAGGCTGGCGTGGCCACACCAAAGCCCTGGGCCGAGGCGCCGCGTCCGCCGTCGCTTCGGCTGTGAAGGCGAGCTCCGTTTCGGTGCGAGCCGACCCAGTTCGTTCGCAGATTGAAGCAGCTATCCGAGTGCCGTGGGCACCCATGCGTGTCAGCGCTTGCCGACCAATTCCGCCGGCTGGATCTGGTTGAATAACTGCTGTGCCTCGGGAACCCTTGTATCGATGTGACAGAATCGATAGTTGTTGAGAATCTGACGAAGGCTTATCGGACGTTCGCGAGGCGCCAGGGGCTGCTGGGTGCTGCTCTGGACCTCGTGAATCGCCAGTATTCGCGGACGGTAGCTGTAAACTCGGTGTCGTTCGAGGTCGGAAGGGGCGAGATCGTCGGCTACATCGGCGCAAACGGCGCCGGCAAATCAACGACGATCAAGATGCTCACCGGCATACTGCGCCCCACTTCAGGTAGCGCCGTGATTAACGGCCTTGTGCCGTGGGAGCAGCGGAAGAGGCACGCGCGCAACATCGGCGTGATCTTCGGTCAGCGGACGCAGCTTTATTGGGATATCGCCGTTATCGAGACCCTCAACCTCCTGCGAAAGATCTATCGAGTGAGTAAGTCCGATTACGATAGGCGCCTCGAGGAGCTGACATCGCTTTTGGACCTGGCGCCGCTGCTCACTAAGCCCACAAGGAAGCTCAGCCTCGGCGAGCGGATGCGATGCGACTTCGCTGCGTCCATGATCCACGACCCACCGATTCTGTTCCTCGACGAGCCGACGATTGGCCTCGATGTCTCGGCCAAGTTCAGAGTGCGGGATGCTATCCGCCACTTCGCTTCGGCGCGAGGCAAGACTGTTCTGCTCACGACGCACGATCTGGCGGACATCGAGGACCTGTGCGAGAGGATCATCATAATTGACAAGGGCGGCATAATCTTCGATGGCCTAATAAGAGATATCAAAGGGAAGATGGGCAAGACGAGAAGGGCAGTCATTGACTTCCATGGCCAGGTCTCGACCTATACTGTCTCCCA
It includes:
- a CDS encoding ATP-binding cassette domain-containing protein, whose product is MTESIVVENLTKAYRTFARRQGLLGAALDLVNRQYSRTVAVNSVSFEVGRGEIVGYIGANGAGKSTTIKMLTGILRPTSGSAVINGLVPWEQRKRHARNIGVIFGQRTQLYWDIAVIETLNLLRKIYRVSKSDYDRRLEELTSLLDLAPLLTKPTRKLSLGERMRCDFAASMIHDPPILFLDEPTIGLDVSAKFRVRDAIRHFASARGKTVLLTTHDLADIEDLCERIIIIDKGGIIFDGLIRDIKGKMGKTRRAVIDFHGQVSTYTVSHLFEGKPLELEQITPEQVGLSFEVEAIAPSDLVRTLLSRFSVKDIVLKGPDLSDIVRRIYDGKERIDA
- a CDS encoding NAD-dependent epimerase/dehydratase family protein, producing MERIMVIGAVGQIGSELTMALREKFGNDNVVAIGRKTKPSEELLNSGPFEFSNVLNYDELKAMVQKYRIDTIYLMAAILSATGEQNPMLAYRVNNGGLVNVLEIGRELKLERVMIPSSIAVFGPETPRDNTPNETILKPKTMYGISKVHGELLCDYHFYKYGLDIRGLRYPGIISYKTPPGGGTTDYTVEMYRAAAEGKPYTCFVKQDTVLPMMYMPDALKSIMDLAEADLGRLKHHSDFNVTAMSFSAGELAESIRQYKPDFKVSYEPDFRQDIADSWPRSLDDSAAREEWGWDPEYDLEAMTEDMLENLPKVLGM
- a CDS encoding rhomboid family intramembrane serine protease, with the protein product MIIPYKDVNPTDSFPYVTVAIIAANAAMFLGQTYMDITEGPGHSVLNFGFRPVALLHPAEAVAAVSPILTLFLSMFMHAGIIHIAGNMLYLWIYGDNVEDVMGHVFYLIFYVTGGLLATFTHLLFNPTSNVPMIGASGAVASVLGAYLVLYPHAKVKTLVWIFIFITVVYLPAWALIGFFVGLNLVMGVISLASPSAGGVAWFAHMGGLAFGVAIALLFRSGLRHARRDHSSFNQWPSEWRL